A DNA window from Phycisphaerales bacterium AB-hyl4 contains the following coding sequences:
- a CDS encoding helix-turn-helix transcriptional regulator, which yields MNQLSERAVPLVGQMIDAFLAQDVVTCSITLAQILTDIANRPIDVPLKKLSLAVADTLRWINDPSTYGMGIKTIAQKLEMSPSNLRRVFRSEMGVSLGQYIRNHRMGMAKHQLRRTNLSIGQIAIHCGYSSIYAFSHAFKGVVGQSPNQYRQQHIEADADPAKGIGHRRRASDT from the coding sequence TTGAACCAGTTGAGCGAGCGGGCGGTTCCGCTGGTCGGGCAGATGATCGACGCTTTTCTGGCGCAGGATGTGGTGACATGCTCGATCACCTTGGCGCAGATACTCACGGATATCGCCAACCGGCCGATCGATGTTCCCCTGAAGAAGCTTTCGCTCGCGGTGGCCGACACCCTACGCTGGATCAATGACCCTTCCACCTACGGGATGGGCATCAAAACGATTGCTCAGAAACTGGAAATGTCTCCGAGCAATCTGAGGCGGGTTTTTCGAAGCGAGATGGGCGTCAGCCTTGGCCAATATATTCGCAACCACCGCATGGGGATGGCCAAGCACCAGTTGCGCCGCACGAACCTGAGCATCGGCCAGATTGCTATCCATTGCGGCTACAGCTCCATCTACGCTTTCAGTCACGCTTTCAAAGGCGTGGTCGGCCAGTCACCCAATCAGTACCGACAGCAGCATATCGAAGCGGACGCCGACCCCGCGAAGGGCATCGGACACCGACGACGGGCCAGCGATACCTGA
- a CDS encoding type II secretion system protein — translation MIRTLHLHRIGHGFTLIELLVVISIISLLIAILLPALSKARETAQAVQCLSQLRQVGLAGRNYAFDSNGKFPYSVWWQTSNHPTQPGMKEYIPLDDAFTGDTILTCPTLGPGAYSWHRTYTMNRWMSFDFVRTNQPWVPNLASDIDQIRQPSRMSFFFDGDQASFEASENAWYYTSSVHANMLPNFVYPHNDGNNIAYVDGHAGPVRQDFMQTQWNADPFWTGGNW, via the coding sequence ATGATTCGAACACTTCATTTGCATCGCATCGGCCACGGTTTCACATTGATCGAACTACTCGTAGTGATCAGTATTATATCGCTCTTAATCGCCATCCTGTTGCCCGCTCTGAGTAAGGCTCGAGAAACAGCACAAGCAGTCCAGTGCCTAAGTCAATTACGTCAGGTGGGATTGGCTGGTCGGAACTACGCATTCGACTCAAATGGCAAGTTTCCTTATAGCGTCTGGTGGCAGACGAGCAATCATCCCACTCAGCCGGGCATGAAAGAATACATTCCGCTGGACGACGCCTTCACGGGAGATACGATCCTTACCTGCCCAACGCTTGGCCCGGGAGCGTATTCGTGGCACAGAACATACACCATGAACAGATGGATGAGCTTCGATTTTGTCAGAACCAATCAACCGTGGGTCCCAAACCTGGCTTCGGATATTGACCAAATCAGGCAGCCGTCTCGGATGTCATTCTTTTTCGACGGCGACCAAGCGTCGTTCGAGGCGAGCGAAAACGCGTGGTACTACACCTCCTCTGTACACGCGAACATGCTCCCCAATTTCGTATATCCGCACAACGACGGTAACAACATCGCGTATGTGGACGGCCACGCCGGGCCGGTGCGACAAGACTTTATGCAAACACAATGGAACGCAGACCCATTCTGGACCGGCGGGAACTGGTAA
- a CDS encoding TIM barrel protein, producing MATDGMGYRFSFGPWNIHEGADPFGPAVRGDTTVVDKLTQYKALGFDGVQLHDDDVVPELDSRSSSQIANTAKEMRDVLDSEGLVAEFVAPRLWEAPEGIDGAFTANDPQVRTWALSRSRQAVDIAEILGTDLIVLWFAREGTYIRESKQAIEAHHLLVQAINAILEYNPSIRVAIEPKPNEPMDHTYIPTIGHALALGSRTCDPSRVGGLIETAHAILAGLDPSDEMAFALAADRLWGVHLNDQNGLKFDQDKSFGSVNLRAAFNQVRVLEQGGYAQTDRFIGVDVKAMRTQRTDTAIQHLVNSRRIFLMLVEKVRSLDEDALKQHVAQRDYEQLEMHILDHLMGSPA from the coding sequence ATGGCAACTGACGGTATGGGATATCGATTTTCATTCGGCCCCTGGAACATCCACGAAGGCGCGGATCCATTCGGCCCGGCAGTTCGCGGCGATACGACTGTCGTCGATAAACTCACTCAGTACAAAGCACTGGGTTTCGACGGCGTTCAACTGCACGATGACGACGTTGTCCCCGAACTCGATTCACGGTCGTCATCGCAGATTGCCAACACTGCCAAGGAAATGCGGGATGTGCTGGACAGCGAGGGGCTGGTCGCAGAGTTCGTAGCCCCACGCCTTTGGGAAGCGCCAGAGGGGATCGATGGTGCCTTCACCGCCAATGATCCGCAAGTGCGGACATGGGCATTGAGCCGTAGCCGCCAGGCGGTGGATATCGCCGAAATACTTGGCACTGATTTGATCGTTCTTTGGTTCGCGCGAGAGGGTACATACATCCGCGAATCCAAACAGGCGATCGAAGCACACCATCTGCTTGTTCAGGCGATCAATGCCATTCTTGAGTACAACCCATCCATTCGGGTCGCCATTGAGCCGAAGCCGAATGAACCAATGGATCACACCTACATCCCCACGATTGGACACGCATTGGCGCTGGGATCCCGTACATGCGACCCGAGTCGAGTCGGTGGTTTGATTGAAACTGCCCATGCGATTCTTGCTGGCCTCGATCCTTCCGACGAAATGGCTTTCGCTTTGGCGGCGGACCGACTCTGGGGTGTCCACCTGAACGACCAGAACGGGCTGAAGTTTGATCAGGACAAGTCGTTCGGTTCCGTGAACCTTCGCGCAGCGTTCAACCAGGTCCGCGTGCTGGAGCAAGGGGGCTATGCTCAAACTGATCGATTCATTGGGGTCGATGTTAAGGCGATGCGAACGCAACGAACAGACACCGCCATACAGCACTTGGTCAACAGTCGTCGCATTTTTCTGATGTTGGTCGAGAAAGTGCGGTCACTTGATGAAGATGCCCTTAAACAGCATGTGGCCCAGCGTGATTATGAACAGCTGGAAATGCACATACTTGACCATCTAATGGGATCACCGGCTTAG
- a CDS encoding polysaccharide deacetylase family protein: MIPFLWTNDDISCGQYDDMARQLDFLTKYDLKGTFFVVPIRGGDRHLTNDPKLVELLKQAMADGHEVHQHSVTHKCIENGTADLRMFDLMGEAVKIDYSQNRFVYERMWQVDALEAHIGWGRAEWIDAFGVPSAGYRPGCGSFCANMYTAVANLGFKWTSSRLVSMTGWRWSAGQYDYPLRLEGPKCPYREGALVEIPILDDVAFKVPREKVEDFADLGWRLWEACVEAKVPYNLVCHPQYLAFNKGTGYAVHEKLLPRVLASGRAQAMTMHVYYQQLQANMWPMARDEDRYPGPNDLPEWHALARRNMVTEA, encoded by the coding sequence ATGATCCCTTTTCTCTGGACGAACGACGACATCAGTTGCGGCCAGTACGACGACATGGCGCGCCAACTTGATTTTCTCACGAAGTACGACCTGAAGGGCACCTTCTTCGTTGTACCGATCCGTGGTGGTGATCGTCATCTGACCAATGACCCCAAGCTTGTTGAATTGCTCAAGCAGGCAATGGCGGACGGGCATGAGGTGCATCAGCACAGCGTCACGCACAAATGCATTGAAAATGGGACGGCGGATCTGCGCATGTTCGACCTTATGGGGGAGGCGGTAAAGATTGACTACAGCCAAAACCGCTTCGTCTATGAACGAATGTGGCAGGTCGATGCGCTTGAAGCGCACATCGGTTGGGGACGTGCGGAATGGATTGACGCGTTTGGCGTGCCGTCGGCAGGCTATCGACCAGGCTGTGGTTCATTCTGTGCCAACATGTATACCGCGGTAGCGAACCTCGGGTTCAAGTGGACCAGCAGCCGCCTGGTGAGCATGACGGGCTGGCGCTGGAGCGCGGGACAGTATGACTATCCCTTGCGATTGGAGGGCCCGAAATGTCCATACCGAGAGGGGGCGCTGGTCGAGATTCCGATTCTTGACGACGTGGCATTTAAAGTACCACGCGAGAAAGTTGAAGACTTTGCCGATCTGGGCTGGCGTTTATGGGAAGCCTGTGTCGAAGCAAAAGTCCCGTACAACCTGGTCTGTCATCCTCAGTATCTCGCGTTCAACAAGGGCACGGGATACGCCGTGCATGAAAAGCTGCTGCCTCGCGTCCTTGCGAGTGGTCGTGCTCAAGCGATGACAATGCACGTTTACTATCAGCAGCTTCAGGCGAACATGTGGCCCATGGCGCGCGATGAGGATCGCTACCCCGGGCCGAACGATCTACCCGAATGGCACGCTCTCGCGCGGCGCAACATGGTTACAGAGGCTTGA
- a CDS encoding DegT/DnrJ/EryC1/StrS family aminotransferase yields the protein MTVFENLTKECAMSSNFETLAMLGGSPVSPAPLVPPNWPPVDETTADRLRDLYLSRQWSFHSPAERAFADAYAAHHDASHGIFMANGTVTLESALAAMKVGPGDEVIVPALTWMATAMAVHYVGATPVFVDVEPTTLCLDPAAAEAAVTPRTSAIIAVHLYGGMTDLEAIARVAKRHGLALIEDCAHMQGGKWAGRGVGSWGDVGSFSFQQSKTLSSGEGGICLTNDDRLAERIFRIKHIGYAADEQQGVPGVGPGVGLVCHNYRATAFQAVILHEQLHGIDNRLKRYNATRDIIEAELSNVPGFRVQSRGRQATLQGYYNLLMLADQEPLLDVPRPILLEALAAEGLRVGGTYGPVYRHALYNLPINAYRVAEGRCPVSEETAVDRVFGLSHPWLDVDAETARTIGRIFAKVALNAELLASHAVQKA from the coding sequence ATGACCGTGTTTGAGAATCTTACAAAGGAATGCGCGATGTCCTCCAATTTCGAAACCTTGGCCATGCTTGGAGGTAGCCCGGTATCACCTGCACCTTTAGTGCCGCCCAACTGGCCGCCGGTCGACGAAACGACAGCCGATCGGTTGCGGGATCTGTACTTGTCCCGGCAGTGGTCGTTTCATAGCCCCGCCGAGCGGGCGTTCGCTGACGCTTACGCCGCACACCATGACGCCAGCCATGGGATATTCATGGCCAACGGCACGGTCACGCTTGAGTCGGCCCTGGCGGCCATGAAGGTGGGGCCGGGCGATGAGGTAATCGTACCGGCTTTGACATGGATGGCGACCGCCATGGCTGTTCACTATGTCGGTGCGACGCCGGTGTTCGTGGATGTGGAGCCAACCACGCTCTGCCTTGACCCCGCTGCCGCGGAGGCCGCCGTGACCCCGCGAACCAGTGCCATCATTGCGGTACATCTTTATGGCGGGATGACCGATCTTGAAGCGATTGCACGCGTGGCAAAACGGCATGGCCTGGCGCTGATCGAGGATTGTGCTCACATGCAGGGCGGCAAGTGGGCGGGGCGAGGCGTAGGCAGTTGGGGGGACGTGGGGTCGTTCAGTTTCCAGCAGTCCAAAACTTTGTCCAGTGGCGAGGGGGGGATATGCCTGACGAATGATGATCGACTGGCCGAACGGATCTTCCGTATCAAACACATCGGCTATGCTGCCGACGAACAGCAAGGCGTCCCGGGTGTCGGTCCCGGCGTCGGTCTGGTCTGCCACAACTATCGTGCGACCGCTTTTCAGGCAGTGATTCTCCATGAGCAACTTCACGGTATCGACAACCGCCTAAAGCGATACAACGCGACGCGCGACATCATCGAAGCGGAGTTGAGCAACGTGCCTGGATTCCGAGTTCAGTCGCGGGGACGGCAGGCGACCCTCCAAGGCTATTACAATCTGCTCATGCTGGCGGACCAGGAACCGCTGTTGGATGTGCCGCGACCTATTCTGCTGGAAGCTCTGGCGGCCGAGGGGCTTCGCGTGGGAGGGACGTACGGCCCCGTCTACCGGCATGCACTTTATAACCTGCCCATAAACGCCTACCGCGTAGCAGAGGGTCGATGCCCCGTTTCGGAGGAAACGGCAGTTGATCGCGTGTTCGGACTCAGTCATCCCTGGCTTGACGTCGATGCCGAGACCGCGCGAACAATCGGTCGCATTTTTGCGAAAGTCGCCTTGAATGCCGAGTTGCTTGCATCTCACGCAGTGCAGAAAGCATGA
- a CDS encoding AraC family transcriptional regulator, translating into MAKVSKLEDIAHSFVRFSNTVITWMPCIYTSISLSTSSRSSHGKVAYGMDFCTMNVVGRISAHRHDGEMQAMGRQEPADCVSNWLRRVLAVLAQAELTIKASSRLCGWNLKPTHSHVQQQRRYLSGLHCHDYLELCVTVQGQGIMEIEDRKYRMIEPAIAVLNPGLLHSEGFDHHRHRYETIWFSWRNEGVRLLVNAYEPGEGWSCPWTTTLSTQHQNRLAKWATGLVDASAFDAMRATLLAVLGDMTYQNHMQNQTPQGIITAGHKRVLHWVRHYLDQHYAQPINVDHIAELTCYSPHYLNTLFAQWTGQGIRSYLIARRMQQALELCQHTDTAIQDIAAQVGYDDPLYFSRAFRRYHGYPPSQARP; encoded by the coding sequence ATGGCCAAGGTTTCGAAATTGGAGGACATCGCGCATTCCTTTGTAAGATTCTCAAACACGGTCATCACATGGATGCCTTGTATTTACACGAGCATCAGCCTAAGCACCTCGTCCCGTTCCAGCCATGGAAAAGTGGCTTATGGCATGGACTTTTGTACGATGAATGTGGTAGGCCGGATTTCTGCCCACCGTCACGACGGAGAAATGCAAGCAATGGGACGACAAGAACCCGCAGATTGCGTCAGCAACTGGCTGCGTCGGGTCCTCGCGGTGCTGGCCCAGGCTGAGCTGACGATCAAGGCGTCGTCACGCCTGTGCGGGTGGAACCTCAAGCCGACGCACAGCCATGTGCAGCAGCAAAGACGCTATCTCAGCGGTCTGCATTGCCATGACTATCTGGAACTGTGTGTAACTGTCCAAGGCCAGGGCATCATGGAGATCGAAGATCGAAAGTATCGCATGATCGAACCGGCGATCGCCGTCCTGAATCCTGGCTTGCTGCACAGCGAGGGATTCGACCATCACAGGCACCGTTATGAAACGATCTGGTTTTCTTGGAGAAATGAGGGAGTCCGACTTCTGGTGAATGCTTACGAGCCTGGCGAAGGATGGTCTTGTCCGTGGACCACCACACTCTCCACACAACATCAGAATCGCTTGGCGAAATGGGCGACCGGCCTTGTTGATGCTTCGGCATTCGACGCAATGCGAGCGACGCTTCTGGCGGTTCTGGGCGACATGACATATCAGAATCACATGCAGAATCAGACGCCTCAAGGGATCATCACTGCGGGACACAAGCGTGTGCTGCACTGGGTCCGCCATTATTTAGACCAACACTACGCTCAACCAATCAATGTTGATCACATTGCAGAACTGACCTGTTACAGTCCCCATTACCTGAACACATTATTCGCTCAGTGGACCGGCCAAGGTATCCGCTCGTATCTCATCGCACGACGCATGCAGCAGGCGTTGGAGTTATGTCAGCACACCGACACAGCGATCCAGGATATTGCGGCCCAAGTAGGATATGATGACCCACTCTATTTCAGTCGGGCGTTCAGACGATATCACGGTTATCCTCCATCGCAAGCAAGGCCGTAG